TCCAAATTCTTGGCACAAATTTGACGTGACGTGATAAATTATCAACGCTGTATAGCAAAAAAGGGAAAATGGAACATATGTACGTCGTGTATTGTACATGGTCCCTTTGTTCGTCAAAGTATTAAAGAGTTTTTTTAATGGTCCAGtacctcccctcctcctctacCTTTCCTGATGCCATTGTCAGTGTTCTGAAATGACTAACCTCATTCCACCATAATTATGTTCTGCTGTTCCGCTGCACGTTTATGAAAAGGGTACATTAGAGTATTTCAATGTTGAAATTCTGCCACTATTCATACAATGAATCCATTTTGTGAAATGACTGAATATAACTTTCACACTGACATTCTCAACTCACCAACATCTCCAGGGCATCGCACAAATCTGCTCTGCCCCTCTGTtaaatttcctgatctttttattCAGTGCCAAGCCTGCCCGGCCATTTACTGCCTGCTGCTTCACTCTTCCTATTTCGCAGCTCaaggcaacatttaaaaaaaataatctttattgtcacaggtaggcttacattaacattgcaatgaagttactgtgaaaagcccctagtcgccacactccggcacctgttcgggtacacagagggagaattcagaatgaacaAATTACCTatcggcacgtctttcgggacttgtgggaggaaaccggagcgcccggaggaaacccacacagacacagggagaacgtgcagactccacacagacagtgacccaagccgagactCGAACAgtggaccctgcagctgtgaaacaacagtgctaaccactgtgctactgtgccgccctcgcTTTATGACCACTGCTTCCCTGACCCCATGCATTGCAATCAATTTCATTTTAAGCATATCCTCACACACATTTCCCACCCTTCGGGGAATAGTGGGGGAAGTGGCTTAGTGTTcccaagctgattatcagcccattgaaccgCGTTAGGAGCACTCCTTCTGTGCCCATCAGATTTGAACCCGGAGTATCTGGTCCAGATGTACAgatgctacccattgtgccacgAGACCCAATGACAAATTAATGATATTTATTATTATACATAGTAAATATTGCAGCTTTGATAAACAATGTAGTAAAAATTATTTCATAAATAAGAAAAGGAAATAATCTGGATATGACAGTTAGCAATCAACATCTTGTGTAACAAAGGTTATCGGCGGAATTCtcacagcccggggccgggccggagaatcttcgtgaccggcgtgaatcgcgccatgccaccccaacgccgggacgataatcggcaccattggcgccagtGTGGTGCCAGTTGGGGTCCGCTCTACGCGgtgccccgccgattctcggcccagaatgggccaagcggctgcaaCATAAAgcccgagtcctgccggcaccgttctaacctgctctcagccagcaggccctcggcgtggaagggtctggtatggcctgtgtggggtgggggggggggggggggggggggtccgaccccgggggtggcgtctgttgtggcctggcccgcaatcggggcccaccgatcggcgggttagtctttcgggctgggggcctcctttcttccgcgccggcccctttagccctatgccatttggcatcggggccggcgcggagaagggagccactgcgcatgtggcATGTGCGCATGCAACCGGACCCCAtgtgcccagttgacgccgggttCAGCAGCTGGTGCAGCGTGGCCACtcaagtgccgtgctggccccctgtaggggccaaaagtgctgatcctgaggccatgttgacgctgtcgggAAACACAAGGGCGTTTCCGTCagggtcaacacttagcctcaggatcacaatcCCGCCTTATATGTCTAAACCATTGAATTTTTAGGAGGTGGTACATGCCCCCACTGAAGTATTGTTCTGACCAGGTATGTCAAATTCctctttattataataatctttatcattgtcacaagtaggcttacattatcactgtaaTGACATTTCTGTGAAAACCCCctggccgccacattccggcgcccgtttgggtacacagagggagaattcagaatgtccaattcacctaagaagcacgtctttcaggacttgtgggaggaaactagagcacctgaaggaaacccacgcagacacgtggagaacttgcagactccacacagacagtgacccaagccgggaatcgaacctgggacactggcgctgtgaagcaacagtgctaaccactgtgataccgtactGCCCTAACTATACTAAACCTACCCTAACTAAACCGCCCTAACTAGTAACTAAACCTACAGCAGTTTTACTGAGTGAACCCCATTGTGGTTTGATCTATAGATGGAACAAAGGTTTGGCTTATGATAACACCTGCCCACACCTCAAGTGCGTTTTTGCCACATAGGCAGTGGATCTCGGCCCCGTCTAAACTATTTCCACTTTCAATATTCAAGGTGATGAGAAGTTAGACTCCACAATGAAGGTATCATTCATGGAATAGACCGCCACCTAGTGTGGAAAATGCTGAAAGAGTCAGATGATCTTCAGCCAAATTTTTGATTCGAAACAGAGAAATTCAGGCatgggaaataaataaataagaagGAAAATCCTCATTTCAGTAGCTGGACACAGGTCAATTCATGCGACAGTTCCAATCAGGCAGACACTGTTCTTCATTTTTGACTCTCTTTTATGCCAATCTGAAGTTCAGAACTTGAATGTACTCTGAATTCTACCATCCCCAGTTTCAGATTTTTACTTCTTGCAGTAATGTGATTACcaacatttggggcagcatggcaacataatggttagcacagttgcttcacagctccagggttccatgttcgattcccggcttgggtcactgtctgtgcggagtctgcacgttctcccagtgtctgcgtgggtttcctccgggtgctccggtttcctcccacagtccaaagatatgaggtgaggtggattggccatgctaaattgcccttagtgaccaaaaaagtttaggtggggttacggggatagggtggaggtgtggggatagggtggaggtatgggcttagatagggtgctctttccaaggaccggtgcagactcgatgggccgaatggcctccttctgcactgtaaattctatgaacattagGCCTGTGCAAGAATTTATTCCTGCAAAATTTGATTGAAGTAATGTTACCTATTGTGACTAATTGTACAATCGTTCTACATAAAGCTATTCGATATGAaggatttgtttattttccaatgttcTCCATACCCCTACCAGCAACCTAATGATAAATCGGTAGGACAGTTTCACAGGTACCAGCAGTTAGGGCCAATGACTCAATTTTTCATTCCTCACCTTAGTCAGCAGGTTGTTTAACTACCAGAAGCAATTCAGCAGGGTCTCGAACCATAAgattcctacattgcagaaggaggccatttggcccatcaggtttacacataccccctgaaagagcaccccatctaggtccactcccccaccctatccccataactaccattaccccacctaacctgcacatatactaaggggcaattttagcatggcaatccacccaacctgcacttctttggactgtgggcggaagccAATGCACCCaaagacacccacgcagacacagggagaaagtgcaaaaaacAGATAGGCagggtcacccgaggccagaattcagcccaggtcgctggtgctgtgaggcagcaatgctaaccactgtgccattgtgcgtCTAATTTTGTCCTCTCCCCTTATTCCCACGTTTCAGCAGGAATCATTGGGCAGCAGGCAGGCTCAGTAAGAGAATCTATTGTCACCCCAAATCTCAGCCACTCCAGGTAGAATATGGTGCTCATTGTACCACTCCTCAACCCCTACAGAAAACAGGACTCACACTTGTACCCTTCGTGCTTAGTTTTGGCTAAATACTGCGCCAAGCTGCACATCTGCACACGAGGGGCTGGGTTATACGTAGATCTGTAAATCAAGCAGGCTGTTCCCCTTACCGAACGTAAAACGTGTGACGTTGGGTTGACAATATGAAGTCATCACGCCAGTCTCCCAAATTACAGATGGCGAGTGCGAAAGCCAGCAGCCTGCCTGCCATTTTGAATTGATTAACTAGCTGAGCTGGCCAACAGACCCACTGCCTTCTCCACGGCATTTTTCAAGGGACTCACTTAAAAAAGTGTTTTACAGCTGTAATGACACAGTGGCACAAGGGCGGAAGGAAAGGTTACCAGCAAGACCATGGGTGAATGTGGCAGCCCATTCTGCCAGGAAGTGGCAGtgcctatttttttttaaacttaaaaagATCTTTTGATTCTGGGAGCAAGGCACCTTTAAACCAAAGCTGGCTCCCTGTTCATGATGTTATCCCTCTGCCTCAGGACGTCTCTGCCAACGGTACGGATTGTTTCACCGATTGGTCCTCCTTTTTGCCACACAGCCGCTAACTGATCATTCGGTTGTGATGAGACAGCGGGAAGACCATTGTTTCCACCTCCCTCACTCTCGCTCCTGACACCCCCACCCAAAAAATGTCAAATCAGGGCCTAAAACACAAGGCAAGCCTGTTGATAAGTTCTCCAACTGAATTTACTTTAGATCTGGTGTGATTTACTATGTGATTTCCACTGGAACTACTCTATCTGCAACTATCCTCTCAAACCGTCCTACTGCCAACTGGCAGGTGTCTCAGGTCATGTGAAAGATGTCTAGCGCCACCAGTTGGTTGGAAGTCGCACTGTTAACTATCTCCAAAAATGCGCACAGGCATATTACTAGAAggagatttgtttttaaattagagAGAAAAATGGTCAAGGGATAGTTTATGGAAGGAGTTCTGGAGAGAGCACCAAGGAGACTGAAAATCTTGCCATTTACATTGGATTGGGTGGAATGCCCAAGTGGAATGGGTGTTTAACTTTCTTAATGGAACTAATTTCTCAACATTTACCAAACAAGCTTTTCATTAGCTGCGGATGGAGTTCCATCCTTTGTCATGGGGGTGTCCCTTTAAGAATGGTTTTTGTCTTCTccaatggcttcagtgatgccattttgtgggtggagctgagctgtggctgtgacaTTTGTTTTACTTGCGCTTTCagttttggctgctgtggactacagacagagaaaataagtactttggcctgtctctctggctctctctctattttcattttaaagagtgtTACAGGAAAAAACAGCAATGATTAAAGCCAGCTgttttgataacttaaaagatatagtttgcttttcGGAAGGTTTTAACCCGCTGGTAAGACGAGGTCAGAATCTctgggaaagccagtcttattcaagtgagaatgcagagtgctaggCCACATCCTTGAAAAGggattttggtttatgggattttgtttttgaattggaacagttaaggggaattcatcacgtgttatacatagattactataTATTtcaactaagttcttagaataaagcttattttgattaatgAGAAATTAGGAAGACTGTTGagtcacacctgaagggaagactcttagctcatcctagccaaattcaacataaacgttgtaggtcaggtggacttcgtaatatactttggagtttctaagccctggcccataacaccttggATTACGATACTTTAATTTATTTGTGTAATGTTAGGGGAGTTGGGGGTATAGTGGTATTGGCACTGGATTTGTGTAATCCAAGTGTCAAGATTAATTGCTGTGGGgccatgggttcaaaccccaccacggcagctggtagaatttaagttcaattaaacaataacattctggaAGTTAGTTTCTGCTATGGTAACAACGAAGCTACTACGATTGATtgccgtaaaaatccatctggttcacggaaggaaatctgctatctggcctacaagtgactccaggcccacagcaatgtggtttactctaaactgccccctctgaaatggttaaGCAAGATGctcagttcatgggcaattagggatgggcaacaaatgttggccttgccagtgatgccacaGGCCGTGAGGGAATTTGTTTTAAATTACAACTTTCATTTCATGCTTCTATAAAAGCAACTGcgctacaccccccctcccccctccccccctccccattagcaAAAGGTTCATCATTACCAGGAGATATACAAATCAGAGCACAAGGAGAATCAACTGTTGCCTGTGTGTTTTTCTGTGTATCATATTCTCAGTGATGATATTTATTAAATGTCAATGCTAATTATGGCCCAGAAATGAGAGAATCAAGGTCTTGCCAACAAAAAATGTTTCTTTTCAGACCAGCttgttcagccaattcaattcgaAATGAATAGACACAGTACCGGTGCCTTAACATGTGACAGAATGATGGGTCCAGAACCATGATTCTTCTCACTGTGAATTCCTTTACTCAGCTACGGTAAGTAAAGGAAAgtggccatagtcccaggtgatcataggttgctttcccctttgaagggagggggagagaggaggggaggggggggggggggggggcgtgggaaagagaactgactggtggtgatttaacctgaagatcaccacacctcaggcgaggggcaaagttgagaaggcggggctttcatgaataacctcagtcagtacaggaattgaacccatgctgttagccccactctgcatcacaaactagctgtccagtcaactaagCTAAACTCGCCTCAGCTATGGTATTCCCACGAGGAAACACTGGGACAGCATAAGGGGTGGGAAGTCAACTTGCACCATATATGGACTTTTTGCATATACCTCTGGGTAAGCGCTGGGTCCAAAAGAggaatgcaatttttttttttaaattatttttattctcttcctttttcacattttcagcatATTTACAACAACAACAGATAATTAACATTtataacaaatacaatggcaatcgaAATACAACAAATCGAAACAAACCcattggactttatcctggtgtcAAAAGAGACAGACTTTGGAGCAACAAGTTGGATTTACATCTAGTTAAGAGATAACACAGACAGATTGATGATGTACTGTCCATACCCCACATTCCTAGATGAAGGAGCTCCCCCCCCCAAGTAGCACACACCCTcctggacttggaaatatattgccgtccgttccttcattgtgactgggtcaaaatgctggaactcccttcctaacagcactgtgggtatacctacacaatATGGgttcagcagctcaagaaggcagctcactgtcatcttctcaagggcaattagggatggcaataaacaCAGGCATAGCCAGCGACACCTACATCCagttgaaagaattttaaaaaatgtctgcTGGAGGCTGACTGAAGGACTTCATTGCACTATAAAAATTAGAACTAGATAAATTACACAGAACATTTCTTTGATAAACTTACATTTTACTTTAACTTCGGAATAGATAGTTTATTATAGATTAACCGTAAACTCATTCAAGTAGGAACACTTCAAACATTCAGCCACAGAGACAATCTCAGGTAGTTTCAAAGACCATTGTAGCAGTCTgaaagtcatttttaaaaacaaacatcaaTCACATGCTGAAAACTAGCTACAAGGTAACTGACAAAAAGCACGTGCTATCTGTGAAAGAACTAAGGGCGGCGATTTATGGCCTTGCCGTGGGGCAGGACTGGTGAAATGTAGCAAGCCATTCAAAATACCATTGACGCGACTGGAAACTCCAGTCAGCTGGAGGGGCCATACCATTCCATCCTAAGTTGTAACGGTATGACTGCTGTTAAAACACAGTTTCAAAAGTTGGGCTAAACATTCTCTTGGGTCTAAACCTTTATTGGCCAATTGGGTTTCTGTATAGGTTTGCAAATCTACCTTTCCAGCCCAACTGAAGTGCTTCTCCAGGAGAGAAGTGACATTCCGACATATCCGGGCTTCTCCTGGGATGCCTCCGGCTGAAAGGATCACCGAAGGTTCTTCTCTCTTTCCCATAGTAAGAATGCCACCGGCCTGCTTCTCCAAGCCATGGAGAAGGTGGTACAGGCGGCTTTGGAAGGGGGCATTTGTTTTCCGCTTGCCCAGAGTGAGGATGCCAGCTGCATGGCTCCCTGTTCCACGCAGGAGGTTAATGACCTCGCAGGAGCACGTTTGCCGACGGCAACACTTGGGGATGTCGGTTGTGGTAAAGGCCAACGAGCAGAGCAGGATCagaatcagactgacacacaaTCTCTGTAAACAAAGAGAAAGTAGTATCAGCATTTAGATGGAAGAAGCCATTTTAAGGTTGTTGTACACTCATGTTATTCAGTATGTTAGCTACCCGTCACAAATGACTGGTTAGCGATTTGGCAGATTGCATTTGTTGCTCAGTTTCTCAGTCCCGTGTTGTTGCTTGACCTGCTGATGGCTCCAAAATGTTGTGTCTTTATTTCAGAATTTCCTGCACTTTGCTTTAGCTGTTTGAACAATTGCATTTCTGattagggtttttaaaaaaagagcagcAGGCACCTTCTTAGGCACGTGACATGAACACATGTATTCGTGTATGAATGcaattttgagctttgtgtgcatGCGCTGATGAAATAGCAAAACAAACGCAAGCATTTCATTGTTGAGTGAGCGACTTCCCTGATCATTGAATGCTGTTAGATATTTGTTGAGTAGCTATAACCCATGAAGTACTTCAGCTGCATGGTATAGAAGGCGGTATCTGTTAAAATGAATGCATGTGACTAAAAAAGTGTTGCCATAGTCACACCTGTGGCTAATCTGCAATTCCTATTAACCAACACGCTGTTAGCCTTTTATTTGTGTTTTGCGCCCTTAACTTTATGAATGCAAATGCATTGAGTTTTTTTGTTCAAGATGTAAAATTGCTCTTTTCATTAAGGTTAAGTAGAAGTGTTCACCCTATTATAGTGTTCACAGTTATAGCTCCACCTCAATTATAACAGAAGCAGTTGTGGTTGTCATTTGACATTTTCCATGCAATAAGCACATTCATGTTAAATGTGTTTGataatactgtgaaaatccttgaCTCACAACAACTATGTTATTAATAACAGTGGAGATTAAGCCAAGCCAATGAATCTCAGCAGGAACATGACCTCAATATTCATctcctggggggaaaaaaaaatatttaacaaaaaataAGCAGACAGGAACACAGCCAGGACCAGGAGGGTGAAGAATTGCTGCGTGAAGGCGTAATAATATTTAAACAAGAAAACCAAACAAAATTCATTAGTGCAGACACACCAGGGGGAATGAAGATTGGAGAAATAGTCTGAAAACTGCGTTTACACGCTGGGTGAAGTGCAGAGAGTGAATGATGGCAGGACATTACAAAGAGAGGTGGAACGTTGGCAGCATGCACGCCAAAGGGATGAGGCAGAACGGCAGGCTGGTTGAATTACTTATGTTCATGACAAATTATTCATTATCATATGTTCATAAGCAAACATTTTGAGGGCCTTCATCTTATTCTTTTTTTAACTATTGAAAACCACAACACTCAGGCACTCACACATCCAGTGTAGCAATTCATGGAACTCTGTGTTAACACCAAAATCACTTGCTTGACATACAACAAATGAAATTGCAAGCAATTTACACTCAATCTCACAATTGGTTAGAACACATCCTGGGCACATGCATCATTTTACATATTTAAAATAAAGGGGGGGATTTGAAACAGAATGGCTGTTTAAAGCAATTTAAATGAATCAGTTGAAGATCCTTTGTGATGGCTCACTGTGGAATTATAGAATCTTAAACTGCAGgaggtgaccattcagcccagctTTGAAACTGACATTCAACAAATGGTGCTCCAGCCTCACAAACATTTCCATTTCTAAGCGTTTCATCATTCGCTTTTGAAAGTTCCGAGCACCATTATTATTACTGTTGACATTACACCACATTCATGCCGAGAACAAGTCCATGTAGAGCAGCGATTAAAATGCAAAGAGCTACCCTGAGCAGCCACAAGAGATTATTGCCAATATCTGACGCAGTGGCCTTCTGGACTCAGCTGGGTGACCAGCGATAAATTGCCGATGGCAaccaaagagatagagagagaaggaATGGGAAAATGGAAGGAAGATTCACGCAGCAACAATCTCCTAGAAAGTGCTTCAGTGTGGCCTCATTCGAGCCCTGATGCAGCTCATCTACCTGTTCCTATCCTCAGGAAGATGATTAGGGACACGGGGAGTGAACACCTACAAAATGAAAAGTACTACCATTCCTGACAAAATAAACCTCACAGTGGAGAGGGGATTCTGACAGAAAACCAAACCAAAGGAATCatggaaaaattacagcacagaaggagaccattcagcccatcttgtccattcccccctccccaaattgtCGGAAAAAATAAATGAAGAAAACAGGTGGGCATACAAGACATTAACCAGCTACTGGAAACACAGATACATTTTAGGTGAATAAAGTCAAATGTCTTCAAAATGAAATATGATTGCAACTCAGGAAATGGACAATAaaatatgtgggggggggggggggggggggagaaaaaattaTTGCTTTCAACTTTTCCTTTGACTCCCACGTTGGCCCTTCCCTCATTTTTATGATcagaacagaaagtgctggaaaggctcaacaagtctggcagtatctgtagagggagaaacagaattaatggttCAAGTCAAAAATCTCCCTTCCACTCATATCCTACTTTCTCCCCTTTCCCTCTTGGACACCTTTGACTGTTGTTTCAATCCCAACAATCTCCCCAACAACCCGCCCCCAATCCCAACAATCTCCtcaacaacctccccctcccttccccacaccaTCTGCCCCATCCTTCCCCCTTCATGTAAAAACAAATTGAAATGTTACTTTCACCACTGCGGTTTCCATCCCCGCGAATTCCTTCCAGCAGCGAGCAACAGCCAGCATATTCTTGACATAAGTACTTGAGCCTTTCAGATGAACTGAAGAGGAGCAGGTCTCTTATCCCTTATTTATATTATCTGCCATTGCTAATATCTATCCGCATCTTTTGTCAATGGACAATGACATTATTGAGGCACGCAACACCACATCAGTGATTCAAACTATTTTTCGACCATTGCAGACCCTCATTAGCTGGTAAGCCATTCATTATAAAAAAACAGGGAAAGAAAACTTGCGTAATCTCTGATATTGAAGAATTCCTGCTGTTAATAGGGTGTCAGGCCATTAAGAATAGACTTAGTTTGTTTCAGCCTTTCGCTTGTCTATTCTGCTCATCAAATTAGCCTTTATTTGACTTTACCTGAATAGACTGTGCCTGTAACCTGGCATTAATTAGATTCTGATCCCAAAGGCATCTACTGCGCCTCCTGGAGACAAGACATTTCCAACTTATTGTATTAATATGTTTTTTAAAGCATTACTATTTCTCCAACTTTGCAGACAGGGCCTGTATTATAGTCCCACAAAGACTTTTAATGTCATCTCATTATAGCTATGGTCTACAATTTTTAAAagctccaatttaatttgagttaCTTGTTCCCAGATTCAGTGACACAGGGCACAATCAAACGTCTTCGCCATGCCCAACTCGGTGACATGACGAGact
The DNA window shown above is from Scyliorhinus canicula chromosome 19, sScyCan1.1, whole genome shotgun sequence and carries:
- the LOC119954298 gene encoding orexin-like translates to MRLCVSLILILLCSLAFTTTDIPKCCRRQTCSCEVINLLRGTGSHAAGILTLGKRKTNAPFQSRLYHLLHGLEKQAGGILTMGKREEPSVILSAGGIPGEARICRNVTSLLEKHFSWAGKVDLQTYTETQLANKGLDPRECLAQLLKLCFNSSHTVTT